AGAGGTCAGGGCTTAGACGGTCTCCGGTTAACTGATGAATAGACAACATCCACTAGTTAGGATATTCCACATTCCTAAGAAAAAAATGGGAGCCTGATATTTTGTTGTTAATATGTATGTTACCATCAGATACGACGTCCTTTTTTATTCAATGATTTCCTACTGTCGAGCATTGTTGGTAATTTTCATAGCTTTTTCACAAACTTGCCACGTCAGAAACAAAATAAAGAAAATTTACTTTCATTGTGCCATCTGCTAAGATTCCATAAATGTTAGCTACTCTCGTACTTTAAGATGCATGCCATCATAGGTGAGCATGGTGATGGCCAGGATTAACGAGGCCGCCGCAGTCGGCGGTGTGGTGGACATGAGTGAGCTGCTCAAGACATTCACATATGACATGGCATGCCGCATTGTGTCCGGAGAATTCTTCCTAAAAGAAGGACGGAGCAAGTTGTTCCAAGACCTCACCAATGATACCTCACTGCTGCTAGGAGGGTTCAAGGTGGAGGAGTATTTCCCAACATTGTCTAGGGTAGGACTGCTTAAAAGGATAGTTCATGCAAAGGCTGGGAGACTAAGGCGTAGATGGGCCGATCTGCTGGACAAGGTGATCGTTTATCATGAAAACAAGGACAAGTCAGTGTTAGATAACCAGGGTGGAAATTTCGTCGATATTCTCTTGTCTGTTCAGCTGGAGTATGGTCTCACAAGAGAGCAGATGAAAGCTCTCCTAACCGTAAGTGAATATAATACCTTTCAGATTATTACAAATAAATAAATATTATAGTATACTAATTAATTGACATCTACAGGATGTATTTTTTGGTTCGACAGACACATCATCTAACACCCTCGAATTCACAATGGCTGAGCTCATGAGGAGGCCCCGCTTGATTGGGAAGCTACAAGACGAGGTAAGTAGTATGGTACCCCAGGGACAGGAAATTGTTTGTGAAGCCGACATGAGCAATATGACATACCTAAGAGCAGTCATAAAGGAGTCACTCCGACTTCATCCTGTTGCACCTTTACTTGCTCCACACCTTGCCATGGCTGACTGCAACATTGATGGGTACATGATTCCTGCTGGGACGCATGTCTTAATCAATGTATGGGCCATTGGTAGAGACTCTAGCTCTTGGGAGGAcaatgaagaattcatacctgAAAGATTTATAGAGGAAGGCAGTGATGTGCATGTCAACTTCATAGGGAGTAATTTTAAACTCTTGCCGTTCGGGGCAGGACGCAGGATATGCCCTGGTTTAAACCTCGGAATCACGACTGTTGAGCTTATGTTGGCAAACTTGATGTACCATTTCGACTGGGAACTGCCAAAAGGGGTTGAGAGGAAAGACATTGATATGACGGAGGTGTTTGGACTAGCTGTGCGCCTGAAGGAGAAATTACTGTTAGTTCCAAAATCACGCATGTAAACGGATAAGATCTTCTAAGCAAATTTATGTTACCGGTATGTTGCTGCTACAAAATAAAGGTCAATTCTAGCCATCAAAGCAGTCAGGATTTTGATCCTAGGGGCGGGGAAGAAAATAAGAACCACACAAGTATACCATGCATATGATGTACTTTTCGTTTGAGCTTACTGTGTTTTTTTTATTAATGGCACAGTGTTTTATGAGTTGGCATATCAACTGAAATGAGATCCAATCCGGACTAGTTCCATCTGCTCGTTTAGATTTACATACTGAAAAGTAAGGAGTCACTctactattttattttattcttGAAATGTAACAAACTTTAGCTTTGAAGGCACCTTTATGATTTATCTTCCACCTTACCTTATCATTATCCCCAGGCAAAATAAAACTATCCACAACATCTTTCAACTCAGTCCATTGAGAAGAAGCCTCCCCTATAGATTAATTCGTTCTGAAACTAC
The window above is part of the Triticum aestivum cultivar Chinese Spring chromosome 2A, IWGSC CS RefSeq v2.1, whole genome shotgun sequence genome. Proteins encoded here:
- the LOC123184263 gene encoding indole-2-monooxygenase-like, translating into MADLVMLETPPTALFLFLFQLFLLFVLYYWFTWKTAKRQQREARLPPSPPTLPIIGHLHLLGSLPHVLLRSLTRKHGPDVMLLHLGAVPTLVVSLPRAAEAVLCTNDHVLASRPHSVVTDVLMYGSSDVAFAPYGQGWRQARKLLTNHMLSVRKVQSFRSAVMEEVSMVMARINEAAAVGGVVDMSELLKTFTYDMACRIVSGEFFLKEGRSKLFQDLTNDTSLLLGGFKVEEYFPTLSRVGLLKRIVHAKAGRLRRRWADLLDKVIVYHENKDKSVLDNQGGNFVDILLSVQLEYGLTREQMKALLTDVFFGSTDTSSNTLEFTMAELMRRPRLIGKLQDEVSSMVPQGQEIVCEADMSNMTYLRAVIKESLRLHPVAPLLAPHLAMADCNIDGYMIPAGTHVLINVWAIGRDSSSWEDNEEFIPERFIEEGSDVHVNFIGSNFKLLPFGAGRRICPGLNLGITTVELMLANLMYHFDWELPKGVERKDIDMTEVFGLAVRLKEKLLLVPKSRM